The Thermoplasmata archaeon DNA segment GTCCGAGAGCCGGTCCATGCGATAACCCAGGCGTTCGAACCTCACGCGGTCCCTGCGGCAAGTGATCCAATTGACCGTGGCGACGCCCCCGCGGGCTTTGGGTTCCATCGCGGCCACGATCGCGCGGAAGTCGGCCTCGGTCTCCGCGACGAGTTCCTCGATAAGGGCGCCGTCGTCAGGCCGTGACCGCAGGTATCCGACAATTCGACGGTCCCGCACCGCGGTCCGATATCGGGCGCGGGACCAGGGAAACGTGCGGAAGGCCGCGGGCAACTCGGTCACCGTCCGCTCGGTCCACCCGAGGAGGCCTCGAGTCGCCCGCCGGTACAGCTCGTGGATCCTGGGAAGGTCCTCCGTTCGCGTCTTCCGGATTTGAAGGCGGCCTGGAGTCGTGCGGCCCTTTGGCACCGCTCGCGTACCGAGGTAGAAGGGCGCCAGGTCCACGTAGCCCATCCGACCGTAGACCGCGTAGCCGCGGATGTTCCGGCTCGTGGTCAGTGTGGAGATCCGAATACCGTCCTCGCGGAACATGGCGTGGACGTGCTCCATCAGCCGTCGGGCATACCCGTGCCCCCAGACGGAGGGGAAGGAGCACACGGCCTGGAGACCGCCCACGCGCTCCCCCCCGCTGGACAAGCGGACGGGGAACCGCATGGGCACGACCTGGGCGAGCACCTGGCCGTGCTCGACGGCGTACCGCGGGGGCCCGTAGGCGTATCGCGGGTCCCGCCGAAAGAACCGAAGCATCTCCGTCTCCCGGAGCGTCCGTCCGAAGGCCGCGGCGCTCAGGCGGTGCGCGTCGAGCGCGTCAATCTCTTCGAGACTCCTCACCTGCATGAGCGCGGAGCCTCTAGCCCGCTAGGGCGGCCACGGTCTCGAGGAAGACGTCTGTGTGTCGGTCGACCTGGGCCCGCGTGGTCGCGGGGCACATCAGGGCCATGTTGTGGAAGGGTGTCAGGAGGATTCGGCGGTT contains these protein-coding regions:
- a CDS encoding GNAT family N-acetyltransferase; translation: MQVRSLEEIDALDAHRLSAAAFGRTLRETEMLRFFRRDPRYAYGPPRYAVEHGQVLAQVVPMRFPVRLSSGGERVGGLQAVCSFPSVWGHGYARRLMEHVHAMFREDGIRISTLTTSRNIRGYAVYGRMGYVDLAPFYLGTRAVPKGRTTPGRLQIRKTRTEDLPRIHELYRRATRGLLGWTERTVTELPAAFRTFPWSRARYRTAVRDRRIVGYLRSRPDDGALIEELVAETEADFRAIVAAMEPKARGGVATVNWITCRRDRVRFERLGYRMDRLSDTTMAVPLTRDVKTRDLPRLFGGPTGKFLQYPTDDF